A window of the Oryzias melastigma strain HK-1 linkage group LG11, ASM292280v2, whole genome shotgun sequence genome harbors these coding sequences:
- the si:ch211-153f2.3 gene encoding uncharacterized protein si:ch211-153f2.3 yields the protein MQVHERFSSKTETSLGSWDLETVKTGGRGWRPRCSGVFSLLVGGNNSLCPRSSTILIRATKRRRRRRRRRRVFLHSNNDKTASLAPRREEEPHGGARRSMFQGSLAGSNVHLEKFGHFPRESAPPRLQRSMDRDSQSEDTLSSIALENIKNKLIHAFRVTESREESGCSVTPASMSRSYQANEELRRAKIDGAITWLRSELQEMRTQDLQLAQTLLGLNMEIQRLRRESFGGIEVDGDDSQ from the exons ATGCAGGTGCATGAACGCTTTTCCTCCAAAACAGAGACTTCACTGGGAAGCTGGGACTTGGAAACAGTGAAAACGGGGGGAAGGGGGTGGCGGCCGCGGTGCAGCGGGGTCTTTTCACTTCTTGTTGGAGGCAACAATAGTCTTTGTCCAAGATCTTCCACCATTCTTATTAGGGCTaccaagaggaggaggaggaggaggaggaggaggagggtgttTCTCCATAGTAAcaatgacaaaacagctagtttAGCTCCGAGAAGGGAAGAGGAACCGCACGGAGGAGCACGGAGGAGCATGTTTCAAGGGAGTCTTGCTGGAAGTAACGTCCACTTGGAGAAGTTTGGTCACTTTCCCAGAGAAAGCGCGCCGCCACGCCTGCAGAGGAGCATGGATCGAGACAGCCAGAGCGAGGACACTCTGTCCAGCATTGCCCTGGAGAACATCAAGAACAAGCTGATCCACGCCTTCAGGGTCACGGAGTCCAGAGAGGAGTCCGGCTGCAGCGTCACACCCGCCAGCATGAGCCGGAGCTACCAGGCCAACGAGGAGCTGAGGCGGGCCAAGATAGACGGGGCAATAACCTGGCTAAGGTCAGAGCTG CAGGAGATGCGGACGCAGGACCTCCAGCTGGCTCAAACCCTGCTGGGGCTCAACATGGAGATCCAGAGGCTGCGGAGGGAAAGTTTTGGGGGGATCGAAGTAGATGGAGATGATTCACAGTGA